One Clavelina lepadiformis chromosome 1, kaClaLepa1.1, whole genome shotgun sequence genomic region harbors:
- the LOC143444127 gene encoding uncharacterized protein LOC143444127, which yields MLTTLDNKCDSNVERQCHETEDPSSEKKLNLFLRSQKQLWRTRKTNLFHAMQTVNALRITLNARKKTPPSLLVSYNEAGTMKTFIVADSIHVRCNNDSRVVLGYLMELIGCYYA from the exons ATGCTAACCACACTAGACAACAAATGTGACAGCAATGTTGAGCGGCAATGCCATGAGACTGAG GATCCATCATCAGAGAAAAAACTTAATCTCTTTTTGAggtcacaaaaacaactttggcGGACCcgcaaaacaaatctttttcatgCAATGCAGACTGTTAAT gcaTTACGGATTACTTTAAACGCCAGAAAGAAAACACCGCcaagtttgcttgtttctTACAATGAAGCCGGAACCATGAAAACATTCATTGTTGCTGATTCAATCCACGTCAGATGTAACAACGATTCGAGGGTGGTGTTAGGCTATTTAATGGAACTTATCGGTTGTTATTATGCTTAG
- the LOC143470819 gene encoding uncharacterized protein LOC143470819 encodes MLTTLDNKCDSNFERQCHETEDPSSEKKLNLFLRSQKQLWRTCKTNLFHAMQTVNALRITLNSRKKTPPSLLVSYNEAGTMKTFIVADSIHVRCNNDSRVVLGYLMELIGCYYA; translated from the exons ATGCTAACCACACTAGACAACAAATGTGACAGCAATTTTGAGCGGCAATGCCATGAGACTGAG GATCCATCATCAGAGAAAAAACTTAATCTCTTTTTGAggtcacaaaaacaactttggcGGACCtgcaaaacaaatctttttcatgCAATGCAGACTGTTAAT gcaTTACGGATTACTTTAAACTCCAGAAAGAAAACACCGCcaagtttgcttgtttctTACAATGAAGCCGGAACCATGAAAACATTCATTGTTGCTGATTCAATCCACGTCAGATGTAACAACGATTCGAGGGTGGTGTTAGGCTATTTAATGGAACTTATCGGTTGTTATTATGCTTAG
- the LOC143448630 gene encoding protocadherin-19-like — MTPEDTKPGEQIIRVQAHDIDAGLAGTVRYYLSSLNKKTTFDLLNVNELTGDVSLASQNGEFQAWLASHKWITSPPRRLVAFIEARDLGKEQRTGSTQLVINVVDVNDNKPIINVNFISSSFNDNTETDQQDGLTQNVANTFALNANSVLILNQSLDITKHDRYDIVITACSNSTINVVILDENNNSPKFDQPTENITISENTTVGSTIMTVQATDDDTIVPSALQKQEDKIVTSTKCVITYSLLNGDGTFAIGPKTGIITMVRPLHREHVSEWKVVVEASDGGKPKSLKGRCVIDILISDVNDNAPIFVNPVNE, encoded by the exons ATGACACCAGAAGACACTAAACCAGGTGAACAAATCATTCGGGTCCAAGCGCATGACATTGATGCTGGGCTTGCCGGAACAGTACGTTATTACCTGTCCAGTCTGAATAAGAAAACGACTTTTGATTTGTTAAACGTTAACGAATTGACTGGAGACGTTTCCCTTGCCTCGC AAAATGGTGAATTTCAAGCCTGGCTTGCAAGTCATAAATGGATCACTTCCCCGCCTCGCAGATTGGTTGCCTTCATCGAAGCTCGTGATCTTGGTAAGGAGCAAAGGACTGGGAGCACCCAACTGGTCATAAACGTGGTTGACGTCAACGATAATAAACCAATCATAAACGTGAACTTTATTTCGTCATCTTTTAATGACAATACAG AAACGGACCAGCAAGATGGATTAACCCAGAACGTTGCAAATACCTTTGCACTCAACGCAAACAGTGTTTTGATTCTAAACCAAAGTCTTGACATCACGAAACATGACAGATACGATATAGTCATCACAGC GTGTTCGAACAGCACCATAAACGTTGTGATACttgatgaaaacaacaatTCCCCCAAATTCGATCAGCCAACAGAGAATATAACTATATCGGAAAACACCACTGTTGGAAGCACAATCATGACAGTGCAAGCAACTGACGACGACACAATCGTGCCTTCAGCATTACAAAAACAG GAAGACAAAATCGTTACATCGACGAAATGCGTTATTACCTATTCCTTACTGAATGGAGATGGAACGTTCGCTATTGGTCCCAAAACTGGCATCATCACGATGGTTCGACCATTACACAGGGAACACGTGTCCGAGTGGAAG GTTGTAGTAGAAGCAAGCGACGGCGGGAAGCCGAAATCGCTAAAAGGAAGATGCGTGATTGACATTCTTATCAGTGACGTCAATGATAACGCGCCAATCTTTGTGAATCCGGTCAATGAATGA